A stretch of the Thiomicrorhabdus indica genome encodes the following:
- the infB gene encoding translation initiation factor IF-2 — protein MAQVTIKKFAETLNLSVEKLLTQLDESGVKGKKSDDSITEDEKLTLLGYLKSLHGESAEAPKKVTLRRKQTQTLSTGKRKVNVEVRKKRTYVKKEEQVEPEEVPTEEPTEAPTPAPTTAPSVDAKKDEVIDESLLKPHNQGEKHEKPKADKEPVAKSPVDVAPLPPKEDHSKAAKKSKDKKHQDNRELSERKDKPKGKAAKKSKGSFLDEGRNRMRGKNRHKPAAKNDHAFQKPTAPVIKEVKVPESMTLAALADAMSVKSGEIIKYMMMELGTMATINQVLDQETAILIVEEMGHKAVAFTEKTIEDEVMDQDYDGATIKRSPVVTIMGHVDHGKTSLLDYIRKAKVASGEAGGITQHIGAYHVDTDMGGLTFIDTPGHAAFTAMRARGAEVTDVVVIVVAADDGVMPQTKEAIQHAKASGVGIVVAVNKMDKETANPERVKQELVAEEVVPEEWGGDVQFIPVSAKTGMGVDELLDAISLQAEILELEAPTEGPVKGVVIESRLDKGRGPVATVLVQQGTLKKGDIALCGMEYGRVRALISDTGETITEAGPSIPVELLGMSGVPVAGDEMITVENERKAREAAMYRQAKNKELKIARQQKSKLDNMFNKMAEGDIQNVNIILKADVQGSIEAITDALVKLSTEEVKVNVISSAVGGITETDANLALASDAILVGFNVRADASAKRLIDSESIALKYYSVIYEIVDEVKRAMEGKMAPDFREDIVGVADVRDVFKAPKIGAIAGCMVTEGTVKRNNPIRVLRENVVIYEGTLESLRRFKDDVNEVQKGMECGIGVKDYNDVRVGDQIECYERVEVKRTLD, from the coding sequence ATGGCTCAAGTCACAATCAAAAAATTTGCAGAAACACTCAACCTTTCTGTTGAAAAACTTTTAACCCAATTGGATGAATCTGGGGTTAAAGGGAAAAAGTCGGATGATTCTATTACAGAAGATGAAAAATTAACCTTGTTGGGTTATTTGAAAAGTTTACATGGTGAGTCTGCTGAAGCACCGAAAAAAGTTACTTTACGTCGTAAACAAACACAAACACTGTCGACTGGTAAACGAAAAGTAAACGTTGAAGTGCGTAAAAAGCGTACTTACGTTAAGAAAGAAGAGCAAGTTGAACCCGAGGAGGTTCCGACAGAAGAACCTACCGAAGCACCAACTCCTGCTCCAACAACAGCACCTTCAGTAGATGCGAAAAAAGATGAAGTCATTGATGAGTCTTTGTTGAAACCGCATAATCAAGGTGAGAAACATGAAAAGCCTAAGGCTGATAAAGAACCGGTAGCAAAATCACCAGTAGATGTTGCTCCGCTTCCTCCAAAAGAGGATCACTCTAAGGCCGCTAAGAAATCGAAAGATAAAAAACATCAAGACAACCGTGAGCTGTCGGAACGTAAAGACAAGCCTAAAGGTAAAGCTGCGAAGAAATCTAAAGGCAGTTTTTTGGATGAAGGTCGCAATCGTATGCGTGGTAAAAACCGCCATAAGCCTGCAGCAAAAAATGATCATGCTTTCCAAAAACCAACCGCTCCTGTCATTAAGGAAGTTAAAGTTCCTGAAAGTATGACGCTTGCGGCATTAGCCGATGCAATGTCTGTGAAATCCGGTGAAATCATTAAATACATGATGATGGAATTGGGCACTATGGCGACGATCAATCAGGTTCTTGACCAAGAAACAGCTATTCTGATTGTCGAAGAAATGGGGCATAAAGCGGTTGCATTCACCGAAAAAACCATTGAAGACGAAGTCATGGATCAAGATTATGACGGTGCAACGATTAAACGTTCACCTGTCGTCACGATTATGGGGCACGTTGATCATGGTAAAACGTCTTTGCTTGACTACATTCGAAAAGCGAAGGTTGCGTCAGGAGAAGCCGGTGGTATCACTCAGCATATTGGTGCTTATCATGTCGATACAGACATGGGTGGTTTAACATTTATTGATACTCCTGGACACGCGGCCTTTACTGCAATGCGTGCTCGTGGTGCTGAAGTCACTGATGTTGTCGTTATTGTTGTTGCTGCGGATGATGGTGTCATGCCACAAACCAAAGAGGCGATTCAACATGCGAAAGCATCTGGAGTTGGTATTGTTGTTGCCGTAAACAAAATGGATAAGGAAACTGCTAACCCTGAACGTGTTAAGCAAGAGTTGGTGGCTGAAGAAGTTGTGCCGGAAGAATGGGGTGGTGATGTTCAGTTCATTCCAGTTTCTGCAAAAACTGGTATGGGTGTTGATGAACTTCTTGATGCTATTTCGCTTCAAGCAGAGATTCTAGAACTTGAAGCTCCGACAGAGGGGCCGGTAAAAGGTGTGGTAATTGAATCACGTCTTGATAAAGGTCGTGGTCCAGTTGCAACCGTTTTGGTACAGCAAGGAACTTTGAAAAAAGGTGATATTGCTCTGTGTGGTATGGAATACGGTCGTGTCCGTGCTCTGATTTCTGATACTGGCGAAACCATCACCGAAGCAGGCCCTTCAATTCCAGTTGAATTGCTAGGGATGTCTGGAGTGCCTGTGGCGGGTGACGAAATGATTACGGTTGAGAATGAGCGTAAAGCCCGTGAAGCAGCCATGTATCGTCAAGCGAAGAATAAAGAATTGAAGATTGCTCGTCAGCAAAAATCGAAACTGGACAACATGTTCAATAAGATGGCTGAAGGGGATATCCAAAACGTTAATATTATTCTAAAAGCGGACGTTCAAGGTTCGATTGAAGCGATTACAGATGCTTTGGTCAAGCTGTCAACAGAAGAAGTCAAAGTAAATGTTATTTCTTCTGCGGTAGGTGGAATCACAGAAACTGATGCTAACTTAGCCTTAGCTTCCGATGCGATTTTGGTAGGTTTCAATGTTCGTGCTGATGCTTCTGCAAAACGATTGATTGATTCTGAATCAATCGCGCTGAAATACTACAGCGTTATTTACGAGATTGTGGATGAAGTCAAACGCGCTATGGAAGGTAAAATGGCTCCAGACTTCCGTGAAGATATCGTGGGTGTTGCCGATGTACGTGATGTGTTTAAGGCACCTAAGATTGGCGCAATCGCTGGTTGTATGGTGACCGAAGGTACCGTGAAACGTAACAATCCAATCCGTGTTCTTCGTGAAAATGTTGTTATTTATGAAGGGACTTTAGAGTCGCTACGTCGCTTCAAAGACGATGTCAACGAAGTGCAGAAAGGTATGGAGTGTGGTATCGGGGTTAAGGATTACAACGATGTTCGAGTTGGTGATCAAATCGAGTGTTATGAACGTGTTGAAGTTAAGCGTACGCTAGATTAA
- the nusA gene encoding transcription termination factor NusA, with the protein MSRKDVLAVVEIMANEKGVDKEIIFDAIETALATATRRSHDDEIDARVEINRISGDYKTYRRWEVIEDDVYIEDNVGWYIRHMDAVDEKPGSEVGEFIEEEIESIDFGRIGAQTAKQVIIQKVREAERKKVVEVYEKRIGEILTGQVKRVDRGDVILDLGDNVDALIPRNQLVGRENFRMGDRVRAYLQEVSFRPRGPLLTMSRACNEMLIELFKIEVPEISDDLIDVMSAARDVGFRAKIAVRANDPRLDPIGACVGMRGGRVQAVTNELNGERIDIIMWDANDAQFVINAMAPAEVTNIMVDEDSHTMDIAVEDEQLSQAIGKNGQNVRLASELTGWELNVMTQSDMSEKHELESRDQINIFVNALDIDDEFAEVLVGEGFTTLEEVAYVPAAEMLEIDGFDEDLVTELKQRAKDALLTQAIAEEEKAALAEPAEDLLNLEGMNPEMAKTLAQSGVITQEDLAELGTDELLELVELDEAAAAELILKARAPWFE; encoded by the coding sequence ATGAGTAGAAAGGATGTATTAGCGGTCGTTGAAATCATGGCCAATGAGAAAGGCGTTGATAAAGAAATTATTTTCGATGCTATTGAGACCGCACTGGCCACTGCAACTCGACGCAGTCATGATGACGAAATCGATGCGCGTGTAGAAATTAACCGTATTTCTGGTGATTACAAAACTTATCGTCGCTGGGAAGTTATTGAAGACGATGTTTATATTGAAGACAATGTTGGTTGGTATATTCGCCACATGGATGCAGTCGATGAAAAACCTGGTTCTGAGGTAGGTGAGTTCATCGAAGAAGAAATTGAATCGATTGATTTCGGACGTATTGGTGCCCAAACGGCCAAGCAAGTCATTATCCAAAAGGTTCGTGAAGCGGAACGTAAGAAAGTCGTAGAAGTTTATGAGAAGCGCATTGGTGAAATTCTTACAGGGCAAGTCAAGCGTGTCGATCGTGGAGATGTAATCCTCGATTTAGGTGATAACGTTGATGCCTTAATTCCACGTAATCAACTTGTTGGACGAGAAAATTTCCGTATGGGTGATCGTGTTCGCGCTTACTTACAAGAAGTTTCTTTCCGTCCACGTGGGCCTTTATTAACCATGTCACGTGCTTGTAACGAAATGTTGATAGAGTTATTTAAAATCGAAGTGCCTGAAATTTCAGATGATTTGATTGATGTGATGTCAGCTGCTCGCGATGTTGGTTTCCGTGCAAAAATCGCGGTTCGTGCAAATGACCCACGCTTAGACCCAATCGGTGCCTGTGTTGGTATGCGCGGTGGTCGTGTTCAAGCGGTGACTAATGAACTTAACGGTGAACGTATCGATATCATTATGTGGGATGCCAACGATGCACAATTTGTCATCAATGCAATGGCACCGGCAGAAGTAACAAACATCATGGTCGATGAAGATTCTCATACCATGGATATTGCTGTGGAAGATGAGCAATTGTCGCAAGCGATTGGTAAGAACGGGCAAAACGTTCGCCTTGCCTCTGAATTGACCGGTTGGGAACTCAATGTGATGACTCAATCAGATATGTCGGAAAAGCATGAATTAGAATCGCGTGACCAAATCAATATCTTCGTTAACGCATTGGATATTGATGATGAATTTGCTGAAGTCCTAGTTGGCGAAGGTTTTACAACCCTAGAAGAAGTGGCTTATGTTCCAGCTGCTGAAATGCTAGAAATTGACGGGTTTGATGAAGATCTTGTCACAGAATTAAAGCAACGTGCTAAGGATGCGTTATTAACGCAAGCGATTGCTGAAGAAGAAAAGGCGGCTCTAGCTGAGCCGGCTGAAGATTTGCTGAACCTTGAGGGCATGAATCCTGAAATGGCAAAAACTTTGGCGCAAAGTGGTGTGATAACTCAAGAAGATTTGGCCGAACTCGGCACTGATGAGTTATTAGAGCTTGTGGAGTTGGATGAAGCTGCTGCCGCAGAATTGATTTTGAAAGCACGCGCACCATGGTTTGAATAA
- a CDS encoding DUF485 domain-containing protein translates to MGNKVKFSAILLAVYTVLYFGVALMVSASFKDLAATEIAGAPLAIWGGLVVIITGVIITRLYLKKMDSEETN, encoded by the coding sequence ATGGGAAATAAAGTTAAATTTTCTGCTATTTTGTTGGCAGTTTATACCGTCCTGTACTTTGGTGTTGCACTAATGGTTAGTGCAAGCTTCAAAGACCTTGCGGCGACTGAAATTGCGGGTGCACCACTGGCAATCTGGGGTGGATTGGTTGTAATTATCACTGGCGTGATCATTACCCGTCTGTATTTGAAAAAAATGGATTCCGAGGAAACTAACTAA
- the truB gene encoding tRNA pseudouridine(55) synthase TruB: protein MAQYRNPPKQDIHGIVLLNKPAGVSSNGILQKVRRLFNAKKAGHTGALDPFATGLLPICLGEATKVSGLLLDSDKGYRATLNLGEQSDTGDTEGEIISTQLVPELSVEKIEATLADFIGDIQQIPPMYSALKHNGKPLYWYARQGIEIDRPARNIHIFSLKLVSFSQESKGTAQIVFDVLCSKGTYVRTLGEDIAKAIGTVGHLTALHRIQSGSLRAEQMLTIEQIEEAITSGKGDDILWPVDLPLEHLQRIDLVEDQAKWLRNGGQLRLPKPETELVRFYNPDGICLGVGEWMPEHERIKPKRLFNLPELDK, encoded by the coding sequence ATGGCACAGTATCGCAACCCACCCAAACAAGATATTCATGGCATTGTCCTGTTAAATAAACCGGCCGGTGTTTCTTCCAATGGGATCTTACAAAAAGTGCGCCGTCTGTTTAATGCCAAAAAAGCTGGACATACAGGAGCTCTAGATCCTTTTGCCACAGGACTTCTACCGATTTGCTTAGGAGAGGCGACTAAAGTTTCCGGATTGCTTTTGGATTCGGATAAAGGCTATCGAGCGACTTTAAACCTAGGCGAGCAATCGGATACTGGAGACACTGAAGGTGAAATTATTTCCACACAGTTAGTGCCTGAATTAAGCGTTGAAAAAATAGAAGCAACCTTGGCCGATTTTATTGGAGATATTCAACAAATTCCGCCTATGTATTCGGCTTTGAAACACAACGGCAAACCGCTTTATTGGTATGCTCGACAAGGAATCGAAATTGACCGGCCGGCGAGAAATATTCATATCTTTTCATTAAAGCTTGTTTCATTTTCTCAAGAATCGAAAGGTACTGCGCAAATCGTATTTGATGTTTTGTGTTCAAAAGGCACATATGTTCGAACATTAGGCGAAGATATTGCTAAAGCAATCGGCACAGTTGGCCATTTAACCGCTTTACACCGAATTCAAAGTGGGTCTTTGCGTGCTGAACAAATGTTGACGATTGAACAAATTGAAGAAGCAATCACTTCAGGCAAGGGTGATGATATTCTTTGGCCGGTGGATTTGCCGCTAGAGCATTTGCAAAGAATTGATTTGGTTGAGGATCAAGCAAAGTGGTTACGAAATGGGGGGCAACTTCGGTTACCGAAACCAGAAACGGAGTTAGTTCGCTTTTATAATCCAGATGGGATTTGTTTGGGGGTCGGAGAATGGATGCCTGAACATGAACGTATTAAGCCAAAACGTTTGTTTAATCTTCCAGAGTTGGATAAATAA
- a CDS encoding DUF294 nucleotidyltransferase-like domain-containing protein — MALIQQREFLSKITPFTELPNDLLNQLADSMDIVYLPERTEITFQNELALLYILIKGKVTEYRDEEVTSHYSVRGFFGDSAILEKSQSHVKFVVDEEAIAYKLPAGKFLHAFNEHEAFADFFNASIVEKLNRIHETQQTATSTEVMMDTVISAPIQKLVSVTQKASILEATQAMTDARSDACLVEFSEGESGIITSTDILKFVALGETDRINAPSGVQSICNRPVYSVHEFDYLFNALLKMTRFQIDRLAVRSDLGFVGFLHQKDLMSLFANQSGLVLTKVEKSTTVEDLIGIGEQVDAMVHNLNRKGIKTHYIAKLVNELHRKMIAKLVEFILPETLQEKVCLFVMGSEGRSEQVIRTDQDNALIYDNELNAEQLTQLHAFTKAFTENLMKMGFPPCPGNIMLSNPEWCQSQASFSQTVEGWFDESTEGSFMNAAILFDAEFVFGESHWLNDIKRLLIHLNIKHSNFLRHFAIQSLKFNTPVGFFGGLIADSESGIEVIDIKKGGIFSIVHGIRCYALELGIKATNTHWRIKALMDAGVFEQEFGIELGETLNFLNTLRLESMLHQLDSGVELPDNKIRLAELSHMQQDLLKQSFNVVDVFKKRLSHHFGLNGML; from the coding sequence ATGGCTTTGATACAGCAACGAGAATTTCTTTCTAAAATCACACCGTTTACCGAACTGCCTAACGATTTGTTAAATCAACTCGCTGATAGCATGGATATTGTCTACTTGCCCGAACGGACTGAAATCACTTTTCAAAACGAATTGGCGCTACTTTATATTTTGATTAAAGGAAAAGTTACGGAGTACCGTGATGAAGAAGTGACTTCTCATTACAGTGTGAGAGGTTTCTTTGGGGACAGCGCGATTCTTGAAAAGTCTCAAAGCCACGTCAAGTTCGTGGTGGATGAAGAGGCGATTGCCTATAAGTTACCGGCCGGTAAGTTTCTGCACGCTTTTAACGAGCACGAAGCTTTTGCAGATTTTTTTAATGCATCCATTGTTGAAAAACTTAATCGAATTCATGAAACCCAACAGACGGCCACTTCGACAGAAGTGATGATGGATACAGTAATCAGTGCGCCTATTCAGAAACTGGTTTCAGTTACTCAAAAGGCCAGTATTTTAGAAGCTACTCAGGCGATGACTGATGCGCGTTCAGATGCTTGTTTAGTTGAGTTTTCTGAAGGAGAGAGTGGAATTATTACTTCAACTGATATTTTGAAATTCGTCGCACTGGGTGAAACCGATAGAATTAATGCACCTAGTGGGGTGCAATCTATTTGTAACCGGCCGGTCTATTCTGTGCATGAATTTGATTATCTTTTTAACGCATTACTTAAAATGACTCGCTTTCAAATTGACCGTTTAGCGGTTCGTAGTGATTTAGGGTTTGTTGGTTTTTTGCATCAGAAGGATTTAATGAGTCTGTTTGCTAACCAATCCGGTTTGGTGTTAACAAAAGTCGAAAAATCAACCACGGTTGAGGATTTGATTGGTATTGGTGAGCAAGTTGATGCGATGGTGCATAATCTGAATCGTAAAGGGATTAAAACCCATTACATTGCCAAACTTGTCAATGAACTTCATCGAAAAATGATTGCCAAATTGGTTGAATTTATCCTACCTGAAACATTGCAGGAGAAAGTCTGTCTATTTGTTATGGGTTCAGAAGGCCGTTCAGAGCAAGTTATTCGTACCGATCAAGATAATGCGCTGATCTATGACAATGAGTTAAATGCTGAGCAATTGACGCAATTGCATGCGTTTACAAAAGCGTTTACGGAAAATCTCATGAAAATGGGATTTCCTCCCTGTCCGGGAAACATCATGCTCTCAAACCCTGAATGGTGCCAGAGTCAGGCCAGTTTTTCACAAACGGTAGAAGGATGGTTTGATGAAAGTACGGAAGGAAGCTTTATGAATGCAGCGATTTTATTTGATGCAGAGTTTGTCTTTGGTGAGTCGCACTGGTTAAATGACATAAAGCGTTTATTGATCCATCTAAATATTAAACATTCCAATTTCTTACGCCACTTTGCCATACAGTCTCTAAAGTTTAATACCCCTGTTGGCTTTTTTGGCGGCTTGATTGCTGATTCGGAATCAGGAATTGAAGTGATTGATATTAAAAAAGGTGGAATTTTTAGTATTGTGCATGGAATTCGATGTTACGCCCTCGAACTTGGGATTAAGGCGACTAATACACATTGGCGAATTAAAGCCTTAATGGATGCTGGGGTTTTCGAGCAAGAATTTGGTATCGAATTAGGGGAAACACTTAACTTTTTAAATACTCTTAGATTGGAGTCCATGTTGCATCAATTGGATTCAGGGGTTGAATTGCCCGACAATAAAATTCGTTTGGCGGAGTTAAGCCATATGCAACAAGACTTACTTAAACAAAGTTTTAATGTGGTTGATGTTTTTAAAAAACGACTTTCACATCATTTTGGTTTGAATGGAATGTTGTAA
- a CDS encoding cation acetate symporter, whose product MENLVALIIVGLGIALSIAISFYHSKSTSSTANFYVAGGGLSPKVNGLAMLGDYASAASFLGVAGAVALLGVDGWWLAIGFFAAWIVVLIAISSPLKNVGKFTVADVLNARFTENSTKIRTVAMASTLVLCVMYLVPQIVGAGHLFGLLLGWDYLPTVLVTGSLMALFVIIGGMKGTSYNQAIQGAILFGAMLFLLVFGVIHLFGGNPAGVIEASEQMVPAKLAAENAAAVAAAQAAGSPGEAVDAVRALMPEAASAVTPGVGLRDFANQASLVIALFLGVLGLPHILIKFYTVSNASDARKSAEITIWGLAVFYAAIFFVGLIAMYALYPELLKLIADGKVGVAKNMTMPMLGDMLGGQILMGVIAAGAMAAMLSTSAGLLISATSSLSHDLYKGVINPNSTDEQELRFAKIGAFFLAVVAIAMSVWLKEENVAMLVGMCFGIAASTFAPALVFAVWWKGLTSQAVIWGMATGLVLSLLFTFSKFFGAKTMLGLDVLVNPALYSVPVAIIVTLVVAKMTSDKGNVEEFMEKAHGK is encoded by the coding sequence ATGGAAAATTTAGTTGCATTAATTATCGTTGGTCTCGGGATTGCATTGTCAATCGCGATTAGTTTTTACCACTCCAAATCGACCAGTAGTACTGCGAACTTCTATGTTGCAGGTGGAGGTCTGTCACCAAAAGTAAACGGTCTAGCAATGTTAGGTGATTACGCTTCTGCAGCAAGTTTCTTGGGGGTCGCTGGAGCGGTTGCCTTACTTGGTGTTGATGGTTGGTGGCTTGCAATTGGTTTCTTTGCTGCATGGATTGTGGTTTTGATTGCGATTTCTAGCCCATTGAAAAACGTTGGTAAGTTTACTGTGGCAGATGTATTAAATGCCCGCTTTACAGAAAACTCGACTAAAATTCGTACGGTTGCAATGGCATCGACGCTTGTACTTTGTGTCATGTATTTGGTTCCACAGATCGTAGGTGCTGGACATCTGTTTGGTTTGTTATTGGGTTGGGACTATCTTCCAACCGTTTTGGTGACTGGATCTTTGATGGCACTGTTTGTCATTATTGGCGGTATGAAAGGAACGTCTTATAACCAAGCCATCCAAGGTGCGATTCTGTTTGGTGCGATGTTATTCTTGCTGGTATTCGGTGTGATTCACTTATTCGGTGGTAACCCTGCTGGAGTGATTGAAGCATCAGAGCAAATGGTTCCAGCAAAACTTGCCGCTGAAAATGCAGCAGCTGTTGCAGCGGCTCAAGCGGCTGGATCTCCTGGTGAAGCTGTCGATGCAGTTCGTGCATTGATGCCTGAAGCGGCTTCTGCTGTGACGCCGGGAGTTGGACTTCGTGACTTTGCAAACCAAGCATCTCTCGTTATTGCTTTGTTTTTAGGTGTTCTTGGTCTTCCTCATATCCTTATTAAGTTCTATACAGTTTCTAATGCATCTGATGCTCGTAAATCTGCAGAAATCACGATTTGGGGTCTGGCGGTATTCTATGCAGCAATCTTCTTTGTTGGTTTGATTGCAATGTATGCATTGTATCCTGAGCTGTTGAAGCTGATTGCGGATGGTAAAGTGGGTGTTGCGAAAAACATGACTATGCCAATGTTAGGTGACATGTTAGGTGGTCAAATCCTGATGGGTGTGATTGCAGCTGGTGCGATGGCAGCAATGCTTTCAACGTCTGCTGGTTTATTGATTTCTGCCACGTCTTCACTTTCTCATGACCTTTATAAAGGTGTGATTAACCCGAACTCCACAGATGAGCAAGAACTTCGTTTTGCGAAAATCGGTGCTTTCTTCCTAGCAGTTGTTGCAATTGCAATGTCTGTATGGCTTAAAGAAGAAAACGTCGCAATGCTTGTAGGTATGTGTTTCGGTATTGCAGCTTCAACTTTTGCACCTGCGCTTGTATTCGCTGTTTGGTGGAAAGGTTTGACTAGTCAAGCAGTTATCTGGGGTATGGCAACGGGTCTAGTGCTTTCATTGCTATTCACCTTTTCAAAATTCTTCGGTGCGAAAACAATGTTGGGTCTAGATGTTCTAGTGAACCCAGCACTTTATTCTGTACCTGTTGCGATTATCGTAACGCTTGTGGTTGCCAAAATGACAAGTGACAAAGGTAACGTTGAAGAGTTTATGGAAAAAGCACACGGCAAATAA
- the rimP gene encoding ribosome maturation factor RimP, which translates to MRLEEKLEQLLAPTIESMGFELWGIEYIPAGKHSTLRIYIEKEGGVNVDDCSDVSRQVSAIMDVEDPISSAYNLEVSSPGMDRQLFKPEQFIRYKGEQVQIRTSIAVLGRKRFKGPMLTVTEDGIEVEVDAELYEIPFDLIEKANLVAVF; encoded by the coding sequence GTGAGATTAGAAGAAAAACTTGAACAGCTTTTAGCGCCCACGATTGAGTCTATGGGCTTTGAATTGTGGGGTATTGAATATATACCGGCCGGTAAACATTCAACACTTCGTATTTATATTGAAAAAGAAGGCGGCGTAAATGTTGATGATTGCAGTGATGTAAGTCGTCAGGTAAGTGCCATTATGGATGTAGAAGACCCGATCAGCAGTGCCTACAACCTAGAAGTTTCCTCGCCTGGTATGGATCGTCAGCTATTCAAACCTGAGCAATTTATCCGCTACAAAGGTGAGCAGGTACAAATTCGCACCAGTATTGCCGTTTTAGGACGCAAGCGTTTCAAAGGACCAATGCTGACAGTCACAGAAGACGGTATCGAAGTGGAAGTGGATGCTGAACTTTACGAAATTCCATTTGATTTAATTGAAAAAGCCAACCTTGTGGCTGTGTTTTAG
- a CDS encoding 3'-5' exonuclease gives MSLIERGITFFQKNRLSKQKQKLKGESYEYLFNVIPDEFVCFDCETTGLNTKKDKIITLSAIKVVGHEVLTSQSLNLVIKQERKISADSIAIHQIRNLDVANSSFIYLDEFSAIQDFLAFIQGRTLVGYYLDFDVSMVNRVIKPVLGIDLPNPRIETSAMFHEYTRQKYKRSCIEPNIDLSFSHILKTLQIPNMGQHDAYNDALMTAFIFVKLKRLLAEGNKP, from the coding sequence ATGAGTCTGATTGAACGAGGAATTACTTTTTTTCAAAAAAACCGTTTAAGCAAACAAAAACAAAAACTTAAGGGTGAAAGTTATGAATACTTATTTAATGTAATTCCTGATGAATTTGTCTGTTTTGATTGTGAAACCACAGGGCTTAATACGAAGAAAGACAAAATCATTACTCTCAGTGCCATTAAAGTTGTTGGTCACGAAGTGTTGACGAGCCAAAGTTTAAACTTAGTGATTAAACAAGAACGGAAAATCTCGGCTGACAGTATTGCAATTCATCAGATACGTAATTTGGATGTTGCCAATAGTTCGTTTATCTATTTAGATGAGTTTAGTGCAATTCAAGACTTTTTGGCTTTTATACAGGGACGCACACTCGTCGGATATTATTTGGATTTCGATGTGTCAATGGTTAATCGGGTGATTAAACCTGTGTTAGGGATTGATTTACCAAATCCACGCATCGAAACTTCGGCCATGTTTCATGAGTACACTCGACAAAAATATAAGCGTTCTTGTATTGAGCCAAATATCGACTTGTCTTTTTCGCATATATTGAAAACGTTGCAAATCCCGAACATGGGTCAACATGATGCCTATAATGATGCTTTGATGACCGCTTTTATCTTTGTAAAGTTAAAAAGGCTGTTAGCAGAGGGAAATAAACCTTAG
- the rbfA gene encoding 30S ribosome-binding factor RbfA, with protein MANSPISRPTRVAQEVRRTLAQLLVQEAKDPRFQKITITECQISKDLSVAKVHFSLMGHSSEDPEVESTLQALEKAQGYFRSEIGKRLNLRIVPQIRFYFDTVPENVQHIEDLINKALNKN; from the coding sequence ATGGCAAATTCTCCAATTAGTCGCCCAACTCGCGTGGCGCAAGAAGTTCGCAGAACACTCGCGCAACTTCTGGTTCAAGAAGCAAAAGACCCGCGTTTTCAAAAAATCACGATTACAGAGTGTCAGATTTCAAAAGATTTAAGTGTGGCTAAAGTTCACTTTTCATTGATGGGTCATAGCTCGGAAGATCCAGAGGTTGAATCGACTTTACAGGCACTAGAAAAAGCCCAAGGGTATTTTCGTTCTGAAATCGGTAAACGTTTAAATCTTCGTATTGTGCCGCAGATTCGTTTTTATTTTGATACCGTGCCTGAAAATGTTCAGCACATCGAAGATTTAATCAATAAGGCATTGAATAAAAACTAA